A genomic stretch from Desulfurococcaceae archaeon MEX13E-LK6-19 includes:
- a CDS encoding C/D box methylation guide ribonucleoprotein complex aNOP56 subunit (functions along with aFIB and aL7a; guides 2'-O-methylation of ribose to specific sites in RNAs), producing MKAYLVDTVIGVFALDDEGKVVAYSLAPKDLDENVEYLLKIESGEETPQLKETLEKLKEANVKTVIVETETDAKYASAAGFEVEIKPGNEMALLVRDKLMNYALEYEFVKSEEEYHEFLHTALLELTRRKLRRAAEKRDMLAVQAIRAIDDIDKTINLFVARLREWYSLHFPELDDLIREHPDYVKVVAELGHRDNITKENLVKLGFSEAKAEKIAEAAKKSIGADLSDFDIIKIQTLARIIDQLYKLRSELADYIEAVMKEVAPNITALVGPLLGARLLSLAGGLESLARLPASTIQVLGAEKALFRALRTGGKPPKHGVIFQFPAIHRSPRWQRGKIARALAAKLAIAAKIDFFTGRFIGDKLREELDKRIEEIKKLYAKPPARKREERPRERPRPRGKRRGRGKKGRRK from the coding sequence ATGAAAGCATATCTAGTTGACACCGTAATAGGGGTTTTTGCGTTAGATGATGAAGGAAAAGTTGTTGCATACTCATTAGCGCCCAAGGACCTCGATGAAAACGTCGAGTATCTATTGAAAATAGAGTCGGGTGAAGAAACCCCGCAGTTGAAAGAAACACTTGAGAAACTAAAGGAAGCAAACGTCAAAACAGTTATCGTTGAGACCGAGACCGACGCAAAATATGCTTCTGCCGCTGGTTTTGAAGTTGAAATAAAGCCTGGCAATGAGATGGCTTTACTCGTTAGAGACAAGCTAATGAACTATGCTCTTGAATACGAGTTCGTCAAATCTGAAGAAGAATACCATGAGTTCCTCCATACAGCACTCCTTGAGCTAACTAGAAGGAAGCTTAGGAGAGCTGCTGAGAAAAGAGACATGCTAGCAGTACAGGCCATAAGAGCTATCGATGATATAGACAAGACCATAAACTTGTTCGTGGCTAGACTAAGGGAATGGTATAGCCTACACTTCCCAGAACTAGACGACCTCATTAGGGAGCACCCAGACTACGTCAAAGTTGTTGCTGAACTAGGGCATAGAGACAATATAACCAAGGAGAACCTTGTGAAACTAGGCTTCAGCGAAGCTAAAGCCGAGAAAATAGCTGAAGCAGCCAAGAAGAGTATTGGAGCCGACCTAAGCGACTTCGACATAATCAAGATCCAGACTCTCGCAAGGATAATCGATCAACTCTACAAACTAAGGAGCGAACTAGCAGACTACATCGAAGCCGTAATGAAGGAGGTAGCACCCAACATAACAGCACTAGTAGGACCACTACTTGGAGCAAGATTGCTGAGCCTAGCTGGAGGACTTGAGAGCTTAGCAAGACTACCAGCAAGCACAATACAAGTACTTGGCGCCGAGAAAGCATTATTCCGTGCTCTAAGAACAGGCGGTAAACCACCGAAACACGGCGTAATATTCCAGTTCCCTGCAATACACAGGTCGCCTAGATGGCAGAGAGGTAAAATCGCTAGGGCACTAGCAGCAAAACTCGCTATCGCAGCCAAGATTGATTTCTTCACTGGTAGGTTTATTGGAGACAAGCTTAGAGAAGAACTAGACAAGAGAATTGAGGAGATCAAGAAACTATACGCTAAGCCGCCAGCCCGGAAGAGAGAAGAGAGACCAAGAGAGAGACCAAGACCACGTGGCAAGAGGAGAGGAAGAGGTAAGAAGGGTAGAAGAAAATAA
- the gatE gene encoding Glu-tRNA(Gln) amidotransferase subunit GatE, whose product MKEGSLDYKQLGLKAGLEIHIQLDTKYKLFCDCPTKLVEEGDEDVFVRELRPAKSELGEVDVAAMLEWKKERKYEYHAPRESSCLVEADEEPPHELNREALVTALAVAKALNSMIVDEVHVMRKIVIDGSNTTGFQRTSIIALGGYIEDEEGRVGIQTICLEEDAARKLFEEKDKVGYKLDRMGIPLIEIATAPDLRTPEQAQRVAFKIGQLVRLTGKAKRGLGTIRQDLNVSIKGGEKIEIKGVQHLYLISKVIEYEALRQVRLLEIKEELLRRGLKPDDIEFKVYDVSEVFKNTKSKIIRRILGRKGYGVYALVLPGFKGILGREVQPGRRFGTELADYARVWGGVGGLFHTDELPAYGISSEEVAELYRVLNADPEKDAIVLVADKKEKAYKALEAVVDRAKYAFKGVPPETRAANPDGTTRYMRPRPGAARMYPETDIPPVEITEELLSEAEKLVPEPFDKKLKRYVEEYGLSHELAKALLNNIRLDLFEKLVVKYSGKIQPTIIAATIENTLKSLKSDGVPVENISDEHIEETLDLLARGVIAKEAIPEILAYLAKNPDRKAEEAVKELGFTTISREQLESIVDEVIKQNIAVIKEKKERAFGTIMGRVMAKVRGKADGKLVASIVKEKISKILSTETK is encoded by the coding sequence ATGAAGGAGGGTTCTCTTGATTACAAGCAATTAGGTCTAAAAGCTGGACTCGAGATCCATATACAGCTTGATACAAAGTATAAACTATTCTGTGACTGTCCAACAAAGCTGGTCGAGGAAGGCGATGAAGACGTATTTGTTAGGGAGTTAAGGCCTGCGAAAAGCGAGCTCGGCGAAGTCGATGTGGCTGCTATGCTTGAGTGGAAGAAAGAACGTAAGTACGAGTACCATGCCCCAAGAGAATCGTCTTGTCTAGTAGAAGCAGATGAGGAACCACCTCACGAGCTTAATAGAGAAGCTCTTGTTACGGCTCTTGCCGTTGCCAAGGCGCTTAACTCTATGATTGTTGATGAAGTCCATGTTATGAGGAAAATAGTTATTGATGGATCAAATACCACAGGTTTCCAGAGGACGTCAATCATAGCGTTAGGAGGCTACATAGAAGACGAAGAAGGTAGAGTCGGTATACAGACCATATGTCTAGAGGAAGATGCTGCACGTAAGCTATTTGAGGAGAAAGACAAGGTTGGCTACAAGCTCGATAGAATGGGCATACCATTGATAGAGATAGCCACAGCACCCGATCTAAGAACTCCTGAGCAGGCACAACGCGTGGCATTTAAGATAGGTCAGCTTGTCAGGCTTACTGGTAAGGCGAAACGGGGATTAGGTACAATTAGGCAGGATCTCAACGTCTCAATAAAAGGTGGTGAGAAGATAGAAATCAAGGGTGTACAACACCTCTACCTTATATCTAAAGTCATAGAGTATGAAGCATTACGTCAAGTAAGACTGCTTGAAATAAAAGAGGAGCTTCTGAGAAGAGGGCTAAAACCTGATGATATAGAATTTAAGGTATATGATGTATCTGAGGTGTTTAAGAACACCAAGTCGAAGATCATACGGAGAATTCTTGGTAGGAAAGGCTATGGAGTCTACGCATTAGTGTTGCCCGGCTTCAAAGGAATTCTTGGACGAGAAGTACAACCAGGTAGAAGATTTGGTACGGAACTAGCGGATTATGCACGCGTCTGGGGCGGTGTAGGAGGGCTATTTCATACAGATGAGCTACCAGCATATGGTATCTCTAGTGAGGAGGTAGCAGAGCTTTATAGAGTACTTAATGCTGACCCCGAGAAGGACGCTATTGTTCTTGTTGCTGATAAGAAGGAGAAAGCATACAAGGCTCTAGAAGCTGTTGTTGATAGAGCTAAGTATGCATTCAAGGGAGTTCCCCCAGAGACTCGTGCCGCGAATCCTGATGGTACAACAAGATACATGAGACCTAGACCAGGAGCAGCAAGAATGTATCCGGAGACAGATATACCTCCTGTAGAGATAACCGAGGAGCTATTAAGTGAAGCCGAGAAGCTTGTCCCTGAACCATTTGATAAGAAGCTTAAGAGATATGTTGAAGAATACGGTCTTAGTCATGAGCTTGCCAAGGCGTTACTCAACAATATAAGACTTGACTTATTCGAGAAACTTGTCGTAAAATATTCTGGTAAAATACAGCCAACAATAATTGCTGCAACAATAGAAAATACCTTGAAGAGCTTGAAGAGCGATGGTGTACCCGTTGAAAACATTAGTGATGAACATATTGAGGAAACGCTCGACCTGCTTGCAAGAGGAGTAATAGCTAAGGAGGCTATACCAGAAATACTAGCATACCTTGCCAAGAACCCTGATAGAAAAGCCGAGGAAGCAGTAAAGGAGCTAGGGTTCACAACTATATCACGTGAACAATTAGAGTCTATCGTAGATGAAGTAATTAAGCAAAACATTGCCGTTATAAAGGAGAAGAAAGAAAGAGCTTTCGGGACAATTATGGGCAGAGTTATGGCCAAAGTACGTGGTAAAGCCGATGGTAAACTTGTGGCATCGATAGTTAAAGAAAAAATCTCGAAAATATTGTCGACCGAAACAAAATGA
- a CDS encoding nucleoside-triphosphatase: MEPPRLVITGRPGIGKTTLFNKIINTLRENGFKIGGIIAPEVRSRGVRVGFRIVDLYSGVEGWLAKKNYISPIRIGRYGLVVDEALSVWRKAIEGIKVADVIGIDEVGPMELKLPGFKKDLIEFVLKSTKPFVLVVHYRLNDPDILGLLEKTKRIVVELSNRDALGIEIPPYFLNEVKKFYSQGD; the protein is encoded by the coding sequence TTGGAGCCTCCAAGACTAGTAATCACTGGAAGACCCGGCATTGGCAAAACCACGTTGTTTAACAAGATAATAAACACACTACGTGAAAACGGGTTCAAAATAGGAGGTATTATCGCACCCGAGGTAAGGTCGAGAGGTGTTAGAGTAGGGTTCAGAATCGTTGATTTGTATAGTGGAGTAGAAGGATGGCTTGCTAAGAAAAACTATATTTCACCAATAAGAATTGGTAGATACGGACTTGTCGTCGACGAAGCTCTTAGTGTTTGGCGCAAAGCTATTGAAGGAATAAAAGTAGCAGACGTTATCGGTATTGATGAAGTCGGTCCAATGGAGCTTAAGTTACCTGGTTTCAAAAAAGATCTCATAGAATTTGTTCTCAAGTCAACCAAGCCATTTGTCTTAGTCGTACATTACAGACTCAATGACCCCGATATACTTGGCTTACTTGAGAAGACAAAAAGGATAGTTGTTGAGCTCAGTAACAGAGATGCTCTTGGAATAGAAATACCACCCTATTTCCTTAATGAAGTCAAGAAATTCTATTCACAAGGGGATTAG
- the gatD gene encoding Glu-tRNA(Gln) amidotransferase subunit GatD → MSEELFGYTGVVKELLEKAGARIGDRIRVIRGDRVFEGILMPRERLYGEKPILVIKLDNGYNVGIRVNEKTVIEIISKKKSIAPVTETRVKLRENLPKVIMVSTGGTIVSKVDYETGAVKPALSTAELLEWIPEIGDIAYIDMVEVARIFSEDMTPSMWGFIAEKVYKYMIDGYDGVVIAHGTDTMGYTAAALAFAIRNKRTPIVLVGSQRSSDRPSTDSAFNLKAAFLTAARAPFAESVVVMHGETGDTYALAHRGTKVRKMHTSRRDAFQSINDKPLAIIYPDKMEIKIINKIIEYRGKDKEPILMNKFDDKVVLLKTYPGMEPEIIDFFVDKKYHGIVLEGTGLGHTPQRLIDSIKRAVEEGIPVVMTSQCLFGRINMHVYSTGRKLLAAGVIPGSDMLPETAYVKLSWILGQTRDLNEVRRLMLTNIAGEINDRHTVDLYPRWPL, encoded by the coding sequence TTGTCTGAGGAGTTGTTTGGCTATACTGGTGTAGTTAAAGAGTTGCTTGAGAAAGCTGGTGCGAGAATAGGTGATCGTATCAGGGTTATCAGGGGAGATCGTGTTTTTGAAGGAATTCTAATGCCTCGTGAAAGACTTTATGGAGAGAAGCCAATACTCGTCATAAAACTTGATAACGGGTATAATGTTGGTATTCGTGTAAATGAAAAGACTGTAATCGAGATTATATCAAAGAAGAAATCTATAGCTCCTGTTACTGAAACCCGTGTCAAGCTTCGCGAGAACTTGCCTAAGGTTATAATGGTTAGTACTGGAGGAACCATTGTATCAAAAGTTGACTATGAAACAGGTGCCGTGAAGCCAGCTTTATCAACGGCAGAGCTTCTCGAATGGATACCTGAAATTGGTGACATCGCGTATATAGATATGGTTGAAGTTGCTAGGATCTTTAGTGAAGACATGACGCCTAGTATGTGGGGGTTTATCGCTGAAAAAGTCTACAAGTACATGATCGATGGGTATGATGGAGTTGTTATAGCGCATGGCACTGATACAATGGGATATACTGCTGCGGCATTGGCGTTTGCAATAAGAAACAAGAGAACACCAATAGTACTCGTGGGCTCACAGAGGAGTAGTGATAGACCTAGTACGGATTCAGCATTTAACCTCAAAGCGGCTTTCCTGACGGCTGCAAGGGCTCCTTTTGCTGAGTCAGTGGTAGTAATGCATGGTGAGACTGGAGATACTTATGCTCTAGCTCATCGTGGAACAAAAGTTAGGAAAATGCATACTAGTAGGCGTGATGCGTTTCAGTCAATAAACGATAAGCCTCTCGCAATAATATACCCTGATAAAATGGAGATCAAGATAATCAATAAGATTATTGAATATCGTGGCAAAGACAAAGAACCGATATTAATGAATAAATTTGATGATAAAGTTGTATTGTTAAAGACGTATCCTGGTATGGAGCCCGAGATCATAGACTTCTTTGTTGACAAAAAGTATCACGGAATAGTGCTTGAAGGTACTGGTCTTGGCCATACACCACAGAGACTCATCGACTCAATCAAGAGGGCGGTCGAGGAAGGAATACCTGTCGTAATGACTAGCCAGTGTCTCTTCGGCCGTATAAATATGCATGTCTACAGTACTGGAAGAAAACTATTGGCAGCAGGGGTCATACCTGGTTCTGATATGTTGCCTGAAACAGCTTATGTGAAACTCTCATGGATACTAGGGCAGACACGTGACTTAAACGAGGTTAGGAGGCTCATGCTAACCAATATCGCCGGCGAGATCAATGATAGACATACAGTTGATCTCTACCCGAGGTGGCCTCTATGA
- a CDS encoding helix-turn-helix domain-containing protein — translation MPRRAISGEVQELVDNVYSVLRRMGGRVDIIEYPSTQNRAIDLVSGKGERRIFARVVLDIGYIERKDVEELKASASLLGASPIIVGRYVYGYAIEESVAYEKHGIHAVNVETLESVLCRGERIYVYNTRGIFLVKINREKFRERRRELGLSLGELARLTGVSRKAIYEYERGTMDLSIDKAIKIAEILGYDVLDEINILEPPSTIPENKDLKNPDTHVEKEAMDKLEKKGFKVIHLKRTPIDLLARKGRETIAIIVKHFISDKKFKQKINEAEKIVSLTESKEIVLEKEDDIENIIKS, via the coding sequence ATGCCCCGTAGAGCGATATCAGGAGAAGTACAGGAACTAGTGGATAACGTGTACTCTGTTTTGAGGCGGATGGGTGGGAGAGTCGATATTATCGAGTATCCAAGTACACAGAATAGAGCAATAGACCTTGTGTCAGGGAAAGGGGAACGAAGAATTTTCGCGAGAGTAGTACTTGACATAGGTTATATTGAAAGGAAAGACGTGGAGGAACTAAAGGCGTCAGCGAGCCTGCTCGGTGCATCACCAATTATAGTTGGTAGGTATGTCTACGGATACGCGATCGAGGAATCTGTTGCTTACGAAAAACATGGCATACACGCAGTCAACGTGGAGACACTAGAGTCAGTGCTATGCCGGGGCGAGAGAATTTACGTATACAATACCAGAGGAATATTCCTGGTGAAAATCAATAGAGAGAAATTTAGAGAACGAAGAAGAGAACTAGGGTTAAGTCTTGGAGAATTAGCAAGATTAACGGGTGTATCAAGAAAAGCTATTTACGAGTATGAAAGAGGTACAATGGATCTCTCCATCGATAAAGCTATAAAAATAGCTGAAATCCTTGGCTACGATGTTCTAGATGAAATAAACATACTCGAGCCCCCATCAACCATTCCCGAGAATAAAGACCTCAAAAACCCCGATACTCACGTAGAAAAAGAAGCCATGGATAAACTGGAGAAAAAAGGCTTCAAAGTAATACACTTAAAGAGGACGCCAATAGATCTTCTTGCACGCAAAGGAAGAGAGACCATCGCTATAATAGTAAAACACTTCATTAGCGACAAGAAGTTTAAGCAAAAAATAAACGAAGCCGAGAAGATCGTGTCGCTTACTGAATCAAAGGAAATTGTTTTAGAGAAAGAAGATGATATAGAAAACATAATCAAGTCATAA
- a CDS encoding winged helix-turn-helix transcriptional regulator, whose product MEKKSDVDAVFIDYLNEYRDKSLDELASILGISRATLYRRLGLLKKNGLVKKYGIKTWCIGYGVSIWFLLPLGVGINTNIMLSNGILRDTIDSVYVTYSPSRTIIVKHFYRNEEECMLINEAYTKLLSDYFEPIESISTNHIIIPRLYYGSKKVCIEVGNYNCPRLEFDGIDTIIVDGLIRGIDTINEISNRYHISVSTVRYHYREHVKRIIYTKVYVLRKQVNVIGEFVTNNIESLLKMLNILYANGTIDYIDSIYLINTTNPVVAYVEMHGNVINLLRDVEELFNVGLIDDAKIYSVFGRSY is encoded by the coding sequence TTGGAAAAGAAATCTGATGTCGATGCAGTTTTCATCGACTACCTAAATGAGTATCGTGATAAGAGTCTTGATGAGTTGGCGTCAATTCTAGGCATTTCAAGAGCAACTCTTTACAGAAGACTGGGACTGCTGAAGAAAAACGGATTAGTAAAGAAATACGGCATAAAAACATGGTGTATAGGCTATGGTGTCTCAATATGGTTTCTTTTACCGTTGGGCGTAGGTATAAACACCAACATTATGCTGAGCAACGGCATTCTTAGAGATACTATTGATTCAGTATATGTGACGTACTCGCCTTCAAGAACAATTATTGTCAAACACTTCTATCGTAATGAAGAAGAATGTATGCTAATAAACGAAGCTTATACAAAACTGTTGAGTGATTATTTTGAGCCTATTGAAAGTATATCTACAAACCACATAATAATCCCCAGACTATACTATGGCAGTAAAAAGGTATGTATTGAAGTAGGGAACTATAATTGCCCTAGGCTCGAATTTGATGGGATAGATACTATAATCGTTGATGGATTGATAAGAGGCATAGATACAATAAATGAGATATCTAATAGATACCATATCTCAGTGTCGACGGTAAGATATCATTACAGAGAACATGTTAAAAGAATCATCTACACGAAAGTGTATGTTTTACGTAAGCAAGTAAATGTAATAGGAGAGTTCGTTACAAACAACATCGAGTCTCTGCTAAAAATGCTCAATATATTATACGCCAATGGTACTATAGACTATATCGACAGTATATACTTGATAAATACGACAAATCCTGTGGTTGCATACGTTGAAATGCATGGCAATGTGATTAATTTGTTGAGAGATGTTGAGGAGTTATTCAATGTCGGACTAATCGATGATGCTAAGATATACAGTGTTTTTGGTAGGTCGTATTAA
- a CDS encoding tRNA (guanine(10)-N(2))-dimethyltransferase — MKIHSWETIITEGKAKIIIPKPDLFKRPDGVYEPAWAPIFYNPRAIFNRDVAVVFTRTVFNREFFFVEPLAGSGVRSIRYVLESNGNGIANDIDPASFYYIRRNIELNNIDEKLIAYNNEANILLNTLRAEGVVIDYIDIDPYGTPIPFVDSSIYAISRGGYLAFTATDTGPLNCSHSNVCLRRYGAYCIKADFSKEMGLRILIGSIIRRAASHDVGLEVVLSYYHDYYYRVYFKAYKSAKKADEVLSQIGYIAYNSNTLERKLIKQDELQEHVKQGYVLIGPLWIGELASKEFLEKAIATTEKLVSTQEYDYLKKTLDFLKNLYNEYTVNKVYYRYDKLFGLLKKNQPPISLFIEKIREKGYNAFRTHFDPRGVKTDMPHEDLIRLIEHEF, encoded by the coding sequence ATGAAGATACACTCATGGGAAACAATAATAACTGAAGGCAAGGCAAAAATAATAATCCCAAAACCTGATCTCTTCAAAAGACCTGATGGTGTATACGAGCCTGCCTGGGCGCCAATATTCTATAATCCAAGAGCTATCTTCAATAGAGATGTGGCAGTAGTGTTTACCAGGACTGTGTTTAACAGGGAATTCTTTTTCGTGGAACCATTAGCTGGCAGCGGAGTAAGGAGTATCAGGTACGTTTTAGAGTCAAATGGCAACGGCATAGCAAACGATATAGATCCAGCGTCTTTCTACTACATAAGGAGAAATATAGAACTCAATAACATCGATGAAAAACTCATTGCATACAATAACGAAGCAAATATTCTCCTGAACACTCTTCGGGCAGAAGGTGTTGTAATAGATTACATCGATATAGACCCATATGGGACGCCTATCCCTTTTGTTGACTCAAGCATTTACGCTATAAGTCGTGGAGGATACCTAGCTTTCACAGCAACAGACACAGGTCCTCTAAACTGTAGTCATTCAAATGTATGTCTGAGAAGATATGGGGCATATTGTATAAAAGCAGATTTCTCCAAGGAAATGGGGCTAAGAATACTAATAGGCTCTATTATCCGTAGAGCAGCATCACATGATGTAGGGCTTGAAGTTGTTCTGTCCTACTACCATGATTACTATTATAGAGTCTACTTCAAAGCATATAAGTCTGCCAAGAAAGCTGATGAAGTTCTCTCGCAAATAGGATACATTGCATACAACAGCAATACTCTAGAAAGGAAACTAATTAAACAAGATGAATTACAAGAACACGTCAAACAAGGATATGTACTCATAGGACCATTATGGATCGGAGAGCTGGCAAGTAAAGAGTTCCTGGAAAAAGCTATTGCAACAACAGAAAAATTGGTTTCAACACAAGAATACGATTACCTGAAGAAAACCTTGGATTTCTTGAAAAACCTCTATAACGAATATACTGTAAACAAGGTGTATTACAGGTATGATAAACTATTTGGGCTGTTGAAAAAGAATCAACCCCCAATAAGTTTGTTCATAGAGAAGATCAGAGAAAAAGGATACAATGCTTTCAGAACTCACTTCGATCCACGTGGAGTGAAAACAGATATGCCCCACGAAGATTTAATTAGACTTATAGAACACGAGTTCTAA
- a CDS encoding MarR family transcriptional regulator has protein sequence MERKAYELILKHGKKGIYQNDLWKQLGINSREASRIVNKLLKKGLITRKPAINRGRKTYLLIPITERRKRVVKIKKEKLETKIDVDPFLDIPCMRCPYINKCYSGGFYDPIKCPFMDEWLMNEISLMEKKR, from the coding sequence ATAGAGCGAAAGGCATACGAGCTAATACTAAAGCATGGCAAAAAAGGAATTTATCAGAATGATTTATGGAAGCAGCTTGGAATTAATAGTAGAGAAGCATCAAGAATTGTAAACAAGCTCTTAAAAAAAGGTCTTATAACAAGGAAGCCAGCCATTAATAGAGGCCGTAAGACATACTTGCTTATACCAATTACTGAGAGAAGAAAACGTGTTGTAAAGATTAAGAAGGAGAAACTGGAGACAAAAATTGATGTAGATCCGTTTCTTGATATACCGTGTATGCGTTGTCCTTACATAAATAAGTGTTATAGTGGAGGATTTTATGATCCAATAAAATGTCCGTTTATGGACGAGTGGTTGATGAACGAGATATCCTTGATGGAGAAGAAACGTTAG
- a CDS encoding transcription initiation factor IIB family protein, translating into MVYEHGENLVCPVCNSRNIIFDPMRGEYVCGHCGTVVSDKIVDVGREWRIFQFSDVNSKSRTGRSLTNAIHDKGLTTTFSVGGKGVSKTMRKKLREMKRIQTKMRISKKEKHIVTGLKYLNEFVTKLELPNYVREHAAMILQKALEEINAKEKTIKAMAAAAILLASKAHGLPKTLRLIAKELGMTEKEIWHAEKRIISAVKRINVKMPDPKGFIPYLVSTLKLSAKVQYLAAYLTYLAKKKELASGRGPIGLAAASVYVASILLDEKRTQQEVASACNITDVTIRNRYSDIIENFDIEVRL; encoded by the coding sequence TTGGTTTACGAGCATGGAGAAAATCTTGTATGTCCTGTTTGTAACTCTAGAAACATAATATTTGACCCTATGAGAGGAGAGTATGTCTGTGGACACTGTGGTACGGTTGTCAGCGATAAAATAGTTGATGTAGGAAGAGAATGGCGTATATTCCAGTTCTCTGATGTAAATAGTAAATCTAGAACGGGAAGATCGTTAACCAACGCTATTCATGACAAAGGGCTGACAACAACATTCTCTGTGGGCGGTAAAGGAGTATCTAAGACAATGAGGAAGAAACTAAGAGAGATGAAGAGAATACAAACGAAAATGAGGATTAGCAAAAAGGAGAAACATATTGTTACAGGTTTAAAGTACCTTAATGAGTTTGTCACAAAACTTGAGCTACCTAATTATGTACGTGAACATGCTGCCATGATTCTACAGAAAGCTCTTGAAGAAATAAATGCAAAAGAGAAGACAATAAAAGCCATGGCTGCTGCAGCAATACTTTTAGCATCAAAAGCACATGGGTTACCTAAAACCCTTAGGCTTATAGCGAAAGAGCTTGGGATGACTGAGAAGGAGATATGGCATGCAGAAAAGAGGATAATTAGTGCTGTAAAGAGGATTAATGTAAAGATGCCTGACCCTAAGGGATTCATACCCTATCTTGTTAGCACACTAAAATTGTCGGCGAAAGTACAGTACCTAGCAGCGTATCTAACCTATCTTGCAAAGAAGAAAGAACTCGCAAGCGGCAGGGGGCCTATTGGACTTGCAGCAGCTTCAGTGTATGTTGCATCAATTCTTCTTGACGAAAAGAGAACTCAACAAGAAGTAGCTTCAGCATGTAATATAACAGATGTTACGATAAGAAACCGTTACAGTGACATCATAGAGAATTTTGATATCGAAGTCAGACTCTAA
- a CDS encoding 30S ribosomal protein S30e, with protein sequence MPSHGSLTKAGKVRSQTPKIPPKPKKNLAPRLRNRKEYIRRVILAAQQPQARGFRR encoded by the coding sequence ATGCCTTCCCACGGTTCACTGACAAAAGCTGGTAAGGTAAGAAGCCAGACACCAAAGATACCGCCTAAGCCCAAGAAGAACCTAGCGCCAAGGCTTAGGAACAGGAAAGAATACATTAGAAGAGTTATTCTGGCAGCTCAACAGCCACAAGCACGTGGTTTTAGAAGATAA
- a CDS encoding fibrillarin-like rRNA/tRNA 2'-O-methyltransferase → MSQPVSIKPHEKYKGVYIVELEDGSVRLATKNLVPGHRVYGERLYKWENEEYREWNAYRSKLAAALFKGLEELPIKEGDRILYLGAATGTTASHVSDIVGPKGKVFGIEFAPRVMREFVLVAEVRKNIYPILGDARKPHEYRHIVELVDGIYADVAQPEQASLVADNADYFLKDGGYLLLAIKARSIDVTKEPSEVYKKEIETLRNRGFEIVDVVHLEPFDRDHAMVYARFHRKK, encoded by the coding sequence GTGTCCCAGCCGGTCTCCATAAAACCTCATGAGAAGTATAAGGGTGTCTACATAGTAGAGCTTGAAGACGGTTCAGTGAGGCTTGCAACAAAGAATCTTGTCCCAGGACACAGAGTGTATGGTGAGAGGCTATACAAATGGGAGAACGAAGAGTATAGAGAATGGAATGCTTATAGAAGTAAGCTTGCGGCCGCACTATTCAAGGGACTTGAAGAACTCCCTATAAAAGAAGGTGATAGAATACTCTACCTTGGAGCCGCTACTGGTACGACAGCAAGTCATGTATCAGACATTGTTGGCCCGAAGGGCAAGGTTTTCGGCATAGAGTTTGCCCCAAGAGTAATGAGAGAATTCGTACTAGTAGCCGAGGTTAGGAAGAACATTTACCCAATACTAGGCGATGCGAGAAAACCACATGAATACAGACACATAGTAGAATTAGTAGACGGGATCTATGCTGATGTAGCACAACCCGAGCAAGCAAGTCTTGTTGCAGATAATGCTGACTACTTCCTCAAGGATGGGGGCTACTTACTATTAGCAATAAAAGCTAGAAGTATAGACGTAACAAAAGAGCCCAGCGAGGTATATAAGAAAGAGATCGAGACACTCAGAAACCGTGGATTCGAAATTGTTGACGTGGTACACCTAGAGCCCTTTGATAGAGACCACGCAATGGTTTACGCTAGATTCCATAGAAAGAAGTAA